Proteins encoded together in one Falco peregrinus isolate bFalPer1 chromosome 2, bFalPer1.pri, whole genome shotgun sequence window:
- the CUX2 gene encoding homeobox protein cut-like 2 isoform X11, with protein MAADVGSMFRYRTRFDVRRLQVIALSKRSKEAETAFLSVYKQLIEAPDPAPVLEAARSLEDRLQQLQRLEPEPSPLKDLSRPWKKHPELVGAKEHREGTSPATGLAAAAEPPFSGVDGKALCTETLLQRNEAEKQKGLQEAQVTLAARLGEAEEKIKVLHAALKATQTELLELRCKYDEEAASKADEVAMIMTNLEKANQRAEAAQREVESLREQLAAVNSSLRLACCSPPGAAGDKVNYSMCSGSRLEAALAAKDREILRLLKDVQHLQSSLQELEESSANQIAELEGQLAAKNEAIEKLEEKLQAQADYEEIKTELSILKAMKVASASCSLPQSISKAEEALLLGKEAFYPSQKYLLEKPSLLASTEEDHSEDESGKDSLGMEQPYPSPQHAPADEPTSPTPLPPLPGPGLAPDGPQTFSLSPFPGGERLSGDPKAPHPPLPAYKNENASVGPPFPSAFFGAKGSATHPGTAPAASATSPPGEPSEGSTSSSAEEEQLDTAEIAFQVKEQLLKHNIGQRVFGHYVLGLSQGSVSEILARPKPWHKLTVKGKEPFIKMKQFLSDEQNVLALRTIQVRQRGSITPRIRTPETGSDDAIKSILEQAKKEIESQKGGEPKTPSASQTVANGTGGSSSEDAIKSILEQARREMQAQQQALLEMESGSSGRPGDTSPAERSTLATVSQNIVPTYVKQEEGSGTSPGPPQTPLAVLSPAAFVQSIIRKVKSEIGDAGSYFDQHWASERSLLSRPYTSVSPSLSSSSSSYSSMANGRGWPRGEPSEGGTNEDELPPADDEPHRLTEMKTEGAGAEPAAGGRLSYYPTYVPRTLKPTVPPLTPEQYEMYMYREVDTLELTRQVKEKLAKNGICQRIFGEKVLGLSQGSVSDMLSRPKPWSKLTQKGREPFIRMQLWLTDQLGQGISQQPTPSQASPVEPQPSPSPPPSPAEHEKGCQEPLTLALESSKENQQPESRSTPAMGGKTYPNSQGPVGIQEIVAMSPELDTYSITKKVKEVLTDNNLGQRLFGESILGLTQGSVSDLLSRPKPWHKLSLKGREPFVRMQLWLNDPHNVEKLRDMKKLEKKAYLKRRYGLMSTGSDSESPSARSECASPSLQPQDLSLLQIKKPRVVLAPEEKEALKKAYQLEPYPSQQTIELLSFQLNLKTNTVINWFHNYRSRMRREMLVEGTQDNDTDPEQSGGAAVPGRRAPHSPDSDTEDRKPVFGGGEHPCAAVPVKVKEEQGEAGGWGRRRDSRSPAGAAEGTGPPQEERGAAPHAAAPSAGSLPRRGGRAGAAAGGPAPPPPPHPDSSQSSAGSSRCSLEVSPTSPSAASSPGLTGSASPGPSSAGPVSPALPPAPGPRLSTSVQRRHEKMANLNNIIHRLERAANREEALEWEF; from the exons GGGACTGCAGGAAGCACAGGTCACTTTGGCTGCTcggctgggggaggcagaggagaagatCAAAGTGCTCCACGCAG cGCTGAAGGCCACCCAGacggagctgctggagctgcggTGTAAATACGACGAGGAAGCTGCATCAAA GGCAGATGAAGTAGCCATGATCATGACGAACCTCGAAAAAGCCAACCAG CGAGCAGAGGCGGCGCAGAGGGAGGTGGAGAGCTTGCGGGAGCAGCTGGCAGCCGTGAATAGCTCCCTGCGCCTGGCCTGCTGCTCcccgccgggcgctgccggg gaCAAAGTGAACTATTCCATGTGCTCAGGGTCGAGGCTGGAGGCGGCTCTGGCTGCCAAAGACCGGGAGATCCTGCGGCTCCTGAAAGACGTCCAGCACCTCCAGAGCtcgctgcaggagctggaggagtcCTCTGCCAACCAGATTGCCGAGCTGGAGGGGCAGCTGGCCGCCAAGAACGAAGCCATCGAG aagctggaggagaagctgcaggCGCAGGCGGACTACGAGGAGATCAAAACGGAGCTGAG CATCCTGAAGGCAATGAAGGTGGCCTCCGCCAGCTGCAGCCTTCCCCAG AGCATATCGAAGGCAGAGgaggccctgctgctggggaaggaggctTTCTACCCTTCCCAGAAGTACCTGCTGGAGAagcccagcctgctggccagCACTG AGGAGGATCACTCCGAAGACGAGTCGGGGAAGGATTCGCTGGGCATGGAGCAGCCGTACCCATCCCCCCAACATGCCCCGGCAGACGAACCCacctcccccactcccctcccaCCTCTTCCCGGTCCCGGCCTGGCTCCTGATGGCCCCCAGACTTTCTCACTGTCCCCCTTCCCAGGGGGCGAGCGGCTGTCAGGAGACCCCAAGGCCCCCCACCCACCACTGCCTGCCTACAAGAATGAGAATGCCAGTGTGGGGccacccttcccctctgccttcTTCGGGGCCAAGGGCAGTGCCACGCACCCTGGCACCGCGCCGGCTGCCAGTGCCACCAGCCCGCCTGGCGAGCCATCCgagggcagcaccagcagctctgccgAGGAGGAGCAGCTGGACACAGCCGAAATCGCCTTCCAGgtgaaggagcagctgctgaagcACAACATCGGGCAGCGGGTCTTCGGGCATTACGTGCTGGGGCTGTCGCAGGGCTCTGTCAGCGAGATCCTGGCCCGACCCAAGCCCTGGCACAAGCTGACGGTGAAGGGCAAGGAGCCGTTCATCAAGATGAAGCAGTTCCTCTCCGATGAGCAGAACGTGCTGGCCCTGAGGACTATCCAGGTGCGCCAGAGAG GTAGCATCACGCCACGGATCAGGACGCCGGAGACTGGCTCTGATGATGCCATCAAAAGCATCCTGGAGCAGGCAAAGAAGGAGATCGAGTCACAGAAGGGAG GGGAACCCAAAACACCATCAGCATCGCAAACAGTGGCCAACGGGACAGGCGGCAGCAGCTCAGAGGACGCCATCAAGAGCATCTTGGAGCAGGCACGGCGGGAgatgcaggcacagcagcaggcgCTGCTGGAGATGGAGTCAGGGAGCAGTGGGCGCCCCGGGGACACATCGCCTGCCGAGCGCTCCACGCTGGCCACCGTCAGCCAGAACATCGTTCCGACCTATGTCaagcaggaggaggggagcGGGACCAGCCCTGGCCCCCCGCAGACGCCCCTGGCCGTACTCTCACCCGCTGCCTTTGTCCAGAGCATCATCCGGAAGGTGAAGTCGGAGATCGGCGATGCTGGCTCCTACTTCGACCAGCACTGGGCATCGGAGCGGAGCCTGCTCAGCCGACCCTACACCTCTGTCTCGCCTtcgctctcctcctcctcctcgaGCTACTCCAGCATGGCCAACGGCCGGGGCTGGCCACGGGGCGAGCCCAGCGAGGGTGGCACCAACGAGGACGAGCTGCCACCAGCAGACGATGAACCCCACCGGCTGACAGAGATGAAGACGGAGGGAGCTggtgcagagccagcagctggtggTCGTCTCTCCTACTACCCCACCTACGTGCCACGGACCCTGAAGCCCACCGTGCCACCACTGACACCCGAGCAGTATGAGATGTACATGTACAGGGAGGTGGACACGCTGGAGCTGACTCGGCAGGTCAAGGAGAAGTTGGCCAAGAACGGCATCTGCCAGAGGATCTTTGGAGAGAAG GtgctggggctgtcccagggCAGCGTGAGCGACATGCTGTCGCGGCCCAAGCCGTGGAGCAAGCTGACGCAGAAGGGTCGGGAGCCTTTCATCCGTATGCAGCTCTGGCTGACCGACCAGCTGGGCCAAGGCATCAGCCAGCAGCCAACACCCTCCCAGG CCAGCCCGGTGGAGCCCCAGCCGTCCCCCTcgccgccccccagccctgccgagCATGAGAAGGGCTGCCAGGAGCCCCTCACCCTGGCCTTGGAGAGCAGCAAGGAAAACCAGCAGCCCGAGAGCCGGTCGACGCCTGCGATGGGTGGGAAGACGTACCCCAACAGCCAGGGACCTGTGGGCATCCAGGAGATCGTTGCCATGTCCCCCGAGCTGGACACCTACTCCATCACCAAGAAGGTCAAGGAGGTCTTGACAGACAACAATTTAG GCCAGCGGCTGTTCGGGGAGAGCATCCTGGGCCTGACGCAGGGCTCGGTGTCCGATCTCCTCTCCAGGCCCAAGCCGTGGCACAAGCTGAGCCTGAAGGGGAGGGAGCCCTTCGTCCGCATGCAGCTCTGGCTCAACGACCCCCACAACGTGGAGAAGCTGCGTGACAtgaagaagctggagaagaaag cctaCCTGAAACGTCGGTACGGGCTGATGAGCACCGGCTCGGACAGCGAATCCCCCAGCGCCCGCTCCGAgtgtgccagccccagcctgcagccacaggaCCTCAGCCTCCTCCAGATTAAGAAGCCACGGGTGGTGCTGGCCCCAGAGGAGAAGGAAGCCCTGAAGAAAGCCTACCAGCTGGAGCCCTACCCCTCCCAGCAGACCATTGAACTGCTCTCCTTCCAGCTCAACCTTAAGACCAACACCGTCATCAACTGGTTCCACAACTACAG GTCACGGATGCGCCGGGAGATGCTGGTGGAGGGCACGCAGGACAATGACACAGACCCGGAGCAGAGTGGTGGGGCAGCCGTCCCCGGGCGCCGGGCCCCCCACAGCCCCGATTCAGACACCGAGGACCGTAAACCTGTGTTTGGGGGGGGCGAGCACCCCTGTGCCGCGGTGCCCGTGAAGGtgaaggaggagcagggggaggcaggTGGCTGGGGCCGCCGGCGGGACTCACGCAGCCCAGCCGGGGCGGCCGAGGGGACCGGACCTCCCCAGGAGGagcggggggcagccccccatGCAGCTGCCCCCAGCGCCGGCAGCCTtccgcggcggggcggccgtgCTGGTGCTGCCGCCGGAGGACccgcaccaccaccaccaccgcacCCCGACAGCTCCCAGTCCTCTGCGGGCTCATCCCGTTGCAGTTTGGAGGTCTCCCCAACATCACCCTCAGCAGCATCCTCGCCTGGTCTCACCGGCTCGGCCTCACCGGGGCCATCCTCTGCCGGGCCGGTCTCACCGGCACTGCcgccagcccccggcccccggctCAGCACCAGCGTCCAGCGGCGCCATGAGAAGATGGCCAACCTCAACAACATCATCCACCGCCTGGAGCGGGCTGCCAACCGTGAGGAGGCCCTTGAGTGGGAGTTCTGA
- the CUX2 gene encoding homeobox protein cut-like 2 isoform X10, with protein MAADVGSMFRYRTRFDVRRLQVIALSKRSKEAETAFLSVYKQLIEAPDPAPVLEAARSLEDRLQQLQRLEPEPSPLKDLSRPWKKHPELVGAKEHREGTSPATGLAAAAEPPFSGVDGKALCTETLLQRNEAEKQKGLQEAQVTLAARLGEAEEKIKVLHAALKATQTELLELRCKYDEEAASKADEVAMIMTNLEKANQRAEAAQREVESLREQLAAVNSSLRLACCSPPGAAGQDKVNYSMCSGSRLEAALAAKDREILRLLKDVQHLQSSLQELEESSANQIAELEGQLAAKNEAIEKLEEKLQAQADYEEIKTELSILKAMKVASASCSLPQSISKAEEALLLGKEAFYPSQKYLLEKPSLLASTEEDHSEDESGKDSLGMEQPYPSPQHAPADEPTSPTPLPPLPGPGLAPDGPQTFSLSPFPGGERLSGDPKAPHPPLPAYKNENASVGPPFPSAFFGAKGSATHPGTAPAASATSPPGEPSEGSTSSSAEEEQLDTAEIAFQVKEQLLKHNIGQRVFGHYVLGLSQGSVSEILARPKPWHKLTVKGKEPFIKMKQFLSDEQNVLALRTIQVRQRGSITPRIRTPETGSDDAIKSILEQAKKEIESQKGGEPKTPSASQTVANGTGGSSSEDAIKSILEQARREMQAQQQALLEMESGSSGRPGDTSPAERSTLATVSQNIVPTYVKQEEGSGTSPGPPQTPLAVLSPAAFVQSIIRKVKSEIGDAGSYFDQHWASERSLLSRPYTSVSPSLSSSSSSYSSMANGRGWPRGEPSEGGTNEDELPPADDEPHRLTEMKTEGAGAEPAAGGRLSYYPTYVPRTLKPTVPPLTPEQYEMYMYREVDTLELTRQVKEKLAKNGICQRIFGEKVLGLSQGSVSDMLSRPKPWSKLTQKGREPFIRMQLWLTDQLGQGISQQPTPSQASPVEPQPSPSPPPSPAEHEKGCQEPLTLALESSKENQQPESRSTPAMGGKTYPNSQGPVGIQEIVAMSPELDTYSITKKVKEVLTDNNLGQRLFGESILGLTQGSVSDLLSRPKPWHKLSLKGREPFVRMQLWLNDPHNVEKLRDMKKLEKKAYLKRRYGLMSTGSDSESPSARSECASPSLQPQDLSLLQIKKPRVVLAPEEKEALKKAYQLEPYPSQQTIELLSFQLNLKTNTVINWFHNYRSRMRREMLVEGTQDNDTDPEQSGGAAVPGRRAPHSPDSDTEDRKPVFGGGEHPCAAVPVKVKEEQGEAGGWGRRRDSRSPAGAAEGTGPPQEERGAAPHAAAPSAGSLPRRGGRAGAAAGGPAPPPPPHPDSSQSSAGSSRCSLEVSPTSPSAASSPGLTGSASPGPSSAGPVSPALPPAPGPRLSTSVQRRHEKMANLNNIIHRLERAANREEALEWEF; from the exons GGGACTGCAGGAAGCACAGGTCACTTTGGCTGCTcggctgggggaggcagaggagaagatCAAAGTGCTCCACGCAG cGCTGAAGGCCACCCAGacggagctgctggagctgcggTGTAAATACGACGAGGAAGCTGCATCAAA GGCAGATGAAGTAGCCATGATCATGACGAACCTCGAAAAAGCCAACCAG CGAGCAGAGGCGGCGCAGAGGGAGGTGGAGAGCTTGCGGGAGCAGCTGGCAGCCGTGAATAGCTCCCTGCGCCTGGCCTGCTGCTCcccgccgggcgctgccggg caggaCAAAGTGAACTATTCCATGTGCTCAGGGTCGAGGCTGGAGGCGGCTCTGGCTGCCAAAGACCGGGAGATCCTGCGGCTCCTGAAAGACGTCCAGCACCTCCAGAGCtcgctgcaggagctggaggagtcCTCTGCCAACCAGATTGCCGAGCTGGAGGGGCAGCTGGCCGCCAAGAACGAAGCCATCGAG aagctggaggagaagctgcaggCGCAGGCGGACTACGAGGAGATCAAAACGGAGCTGAG CATCCTGAAGGCAATGAAGGTGGCCTCCGCCAGCTGCAGCCTTCCCCAG AGCATATCGAAGGCAGAGgaggccctgctgctggggaaggaggctTTCTACCCTTCCCAGAAGTACCTGCTGGAGAagcccagcctgctggccagCACTG AGGAGGATCACTCCGAAGACGAGTCGGGGAAGGATTCGCTGGGCATGGAGCAGCCGTACCCATCCCCCCAACATGCCCCGGCAGACGAACCCacctcccccactcccctcccaCCTCTTCCCGGTCCCGGCCTGGCTCCTGATGGCCCCCAGACTTTCTCACTGTCCCCCTTCCCAGGGGGCGAGCGGCTGTCAGGAGACCCCAAGGCCCCCCACCCACCACTGCCTGCCTACAAGAATGAGAATGCCAGTGTGGGGccacccttcccctctgccttcTTCGGGGCCAAGGGCAGTGCCACGCACCCTGGCACCGCGCCGGCTGCCAGTGCCACCAGCCCGCCTGGCGAGCCATCCgagggcagcaccagcagctctgccgAGGAGGAGCAGCTGGACACAGCCGAAATCGCCTTCCAGgtgaaggagcagctgctgaagcACAACATCGGGCAGCGGGTCTTCGGGCATTACGTGCTGGGGCTGTCGCAGGGCTCTGTCAGCGAGATCCTGGCCCGACCCAAGCCCTGGCACAAGCTGACGGTGAAGGGCAAGGAGCCGTTCATCAAGATGAAGCAGTTCCTCTCCGATGAGCAGAACGTGCTGGCCCTGAGGACTATCCAGGTGCGCCAGAGAG GTAGCATCACGCCACGGATCAGGACGCCGGAGACTGGCTCTGATGATGCCATCAAAAGCATCCTGGAGCAGGCAAAGAAGGAGATCGAGTCACAGAAGGGAG GGGAACCCAAAACACCATCAGCATCGCAAACAGTGGCCAACGGGACAGGCGGCAGCAGCTCAGAGGACGCCATCAAGAGCATCTTGGAGCAGGCACGGCGGGAgatgcaggcacagcagcaggcgCTGCTGGAGATGGAGTCAGGGAGCAGTGGGCGCCCCGGGGACACATCGCCTGCCGAGCGCTCCACGCTGGCCACCGTCAGCCAGAACATCGTTCCGACCTATGTCaagcaggaggaggggagcGGGACCAGCCCTGGCCCCCCGCAGACGCCCCTGGCCGTACTCTCACCCGCTGCCTTTGTCCAGAGCATCATCCGGAAGGTGAAGTCGGAGATCGGCGATGCTGGCTCCTACTTCGACCAGCACTGGGCATCGGAGCGGAGCCTGCTCAGCCGACCCTACACCTCTGTCTCGCCTtcgctctcctcctcctcctcgaGCTACTCCAGCATGGCCAACGGCCGGGGCTGGCCACGGGGCGAGCCCAGCGAGGGTGGCACCAACGAGGACGAGCTGCCACCAGCAGACGATGAACCCCACCGGCTGACAGAGATGAAGACGGAGGGAGCTggtgcagagccagcagctggtggTCGTCTCTCCTACTACCCCACCTACGTGCCACGGACCCTGAAGCCCACCGTGCCACCACTGACACCCGAGCAGTATGAGATGTACATGTACAGGGAGGTGGACACGCTGGAGCTGACTCGGCAGGTCAAGGAGAAGTTGGCCAAGAACGGCATCTGCCAGAGGATCTTTGGAGAGAAG GtgctggggctgtcccagggCAGCGTGAGCGACATGCTGTCGCGGCCCAAGCCGTGGAGCAAGCTGACGCAGAAGGGTCGGGAGCCTTTCATCCGTATGCAGCTCTGGCTGACCGACCAGCTGGGCCAAGGCATCAGCCAGCAGCCAACACCCTCCCAGG CCAGCCCGGTGGAGCCCCAGCCGTCCCCCTcgccgccccccagccctgccgagCATGAGAAGGGCTGCCAGGAGCCCCTCACCCTGGCCTTGGAGAGCAGCAAGGAAAACCAGCAGCCCGAGAGCCGGTCGACGCCTGCGATGGGTGGGAAGACGTACCCCAACAGCCAGGGACCTGTGGGCATCCAGGAGATCGTTGCCATGTCCCCCGAGCTGGACACCTACTCCATCACCAAGAAGGTCAAGGAGGTCTTGACAGACAACAATTTAG GCCAGCGGCTGTTCGGGGAGAGCATCCTGGGCCTGACGCAGGGCTCGGTGTCCGATCTCCTCTCCAGGCCCAAGCCGTGGCACAAGCTGAGCCTGAAGGGGAGGGAGCCCTTCGTCCGCATGCAGCTCTGGCTCAACGACCCCCACAACGTGGAGAAGCTGCGTGACAtgaagaagctggagaagaaag cctaCCTGAAACGTCGGTACGGGCTGATGAGCACCGGCTCGGACAGCGAATCCCCCAGCGCCCGCTCCGAgtgtgccagccccagcctgcagccacaggaCCTCAGCCTCCTCCAGATTAAGAAGCCACGGGTGGTGCTGGCCCCAGAGGAGAAGGAAGCCCTGAAGAAAGCCTACCAGCTGGAGCCCTACCCCTCCCAGCAGACCATTGAACTGCTCTCCTTCCAGCTCAACCTTAAGACCAACACCGTCATCAACTGGTTCCACAACTACAG GTCACGGATGCGCCGGGAGATGCTGGTGGAGGGCACGCAGGACAATGACACAGACCCGGAGCAGAGTGGTGGGGCAGCCGTCCCCGGGCGCCGGGCCCCCCACAGCCCCGATTCAGACACCGAGGACCGTAAACCTGTGTTTGGGGGGGGCGAGCACCCCTGTGCCGCGGTGCCCGTGAAGGtgaaggaggagcagggggaggcaggTGGCTGGGGCCGCCGGCGGGACTCACGCAGCCCAGCCGGGGCGGCCGAGGGGACCGGACCTCCCCAGGAGGagcggggggcagccccccatGCAGCTGCCCCCAGCGCCGGCAGCCTtccgcggcggggcggccgtgCTGGTGCTGCCGCCGGAGGACccgcaccaccaccaccaccgcacCCCGACAGCTCCCAGTCCTCTGCGGGCTCATCCCGTTGCAGTTTGGAGGTCTCCCCAACATCACCCTCAGCAGCATCCTCGCCTGGTCTCACCGGCTCGGCCTCACCGGGGCCATCCTCTGCCGGGCCGGTCTCACCGGCACTGCcgccagcccccggcccccggctCAGCACCAGCGTCCAGCGGCGCCATGAGAAGATGGCCAACCTCAACAACATCATCCACCGCCTGGAGCGGGCTGCCAACCGTGAGGAGGCCCTTGAGTGGGAGTTCTGA